In endosymbiont of unidentified scaly snail isolate Monju, the following are encoded in one genomic region:
- a CDS encoding thiazole synthase has translation MNDTPQDPLVIAGRTFHSRLLVGTGKYKDMAETRAAIDASGAEIVTIAVRRTNLGQNADEPNILEVLPPDEFTYLPNTAGCYDAKTAVRTCKLARELLDGHDLVKLEVLGDEKTLFPDVIATLKAAEELIADGFKVMVYTNDDPIMAREFEQMGCVAVMPLAAPIGSGLGIRNRLNIRTIVENANVPVLVDAGVGTASDAAIAMELGCDGVLMNTAIAAANDPVLMASAMKKAIQAGREAYLAGRMAPRRFASASSPTDGLFFD, from the coding sequence ATGAACGACACCCCGCAAGACCCGCTCGTCATCGCCGGGCGGACCTTTCATTCCCGCCTGCTGGTGGGCACCGGCAAGTACAAGGACATGGCCGAGACCCGGGCGGCCATCGACGCCTCCGGCGCCGAGATCGTGACCATCGCGGTGCGCCGCACCAACCTCGGCCAGAACGCCGACGAGCCCAACATCCTCGAGGTGCTGCCGCCGGACGAGTTCACCTACCTGCCCAATACCGCGGGCTGCTATGATGCGAAGACCGCGGTACGCACCTGCAAGCTGGCTCGCGAGCTGCTCGACGGCCACGACCTGGTCAAACTGGAAGTGCTGGGCGACGAGAAGACCCTGTTCCCCGACGTGATCGCCACCCTGAAGGCGGCCGAGGAGCTGATCGCCGACGGTTTCAAGGTCATGGTCTATACCAATGACGATCCCATCATGGCACGCGAATTCGAACAGATGGGCTGTGTGGCAGTAATGCCGCTGGCTGCCCCCATCGGCTCGGGTCTGGGCATTCGCAACCGGCTGAACATCCGCACCATTGTAGAGAACGCCAATGTCCCCGTGCTGGTCGACGCCGGCGTGGGTACCGCCTCGGACGCGGCCATCGCCATGGAGCTGGGCTGCGACGGCGTGCTCATGAACACCGCCATCGCCGCAGCCAATGATCCGGTACTGATGGCCTCGGCCATGAAGAAGGCCATCCAGGCCGGGCGCGAGGCCTACCTGGCCGGGCGCATGGCACCGCGTCGCTTCGCCTCGGCCTCCTCGCCGACCGACGGCCTGTTCTTCGACTGA
- a CDS encoding ABC transporter ATP-binding protein yields the protein MAELWIERLERPGLHITDLRVPGGHILCLHGPSGSGKTLLLRAIADLDPNNGQVWLGDRVRERLPAAQWRRQVIYVPPESHWWAETVRPHAARWAEDMLAALGFERDVLDWSVRRLSTGERQRLAVLRALAREPEALLLDEPTANLDPANTERMEKLLRDFARERQAPLLWVSHDPAQRARVGDAEHRLVEGRLQ from the coding sequence ATGGCCGAGTTGTGGATCGAACGACTGGAACGCCCCGGCCTGCACATCACGGACCTGCGGGTGCCCGGCGGCCACATCCTCTGCCTGCACGGCCCCTCGGGCAGCGGCAAGACCCTGCTGCTTCGCGCCATCGCCGACCTCGACCCCAATAACGGCCAGGTCTGGCTGGGCGATCGGGTCCGCGAGCGCCTGCCCGCCGCGCAATGGCGACGCCAGGTGATCTATGTTCCGCCCGAATCACACTGGTGGGCCGAGACGGTACGCCCGCACGCCGCACGCTGGGCCGAAGACATGCTGGCCGCGCTCGGCTTCGAACGTGACGTGCTCGACTGGTCGGTGCGCCGCCTGTCCACCGGCGAGCGCCAGCGCCTGGCGGTGCTGCGCGCCCTGGCGCGCGAACCCGAAGCCTTGCTGCTCGACGAGCCGACCGCCAACCTCGACCCCGCCAATACGGAACGCATGGAGAAGCTGTTGCGTGACTTCGCCCGCGAACGGCAGGCGCCCCTGTTGTGGGTCAGCCACGACCCGGCACAACGCGCACGGGTGGGCGACGCCGAACACCGCCTCGTCGAGGGGCGGCTGCAATGA
- a CDS encoding glutathione S-transferase N-terminal domain-containing protein, translated as MTVVPSRRATMTLFSDPASIYSHRVRLVLAEKNVTCEIVDVDPLELPEDVVDLNPYGTLPTLVDRELALYDSRIVCEYIDERFPHPPLLPVDPVSRATTRLYMFRVENDWYPLVDTILAGGKAATKARKELKEGLVAAAPVLAANPFFMSEEYTLVDATLTPLLWRLPMLGIELGGAAGKQVNTYAAHMFKRPGFARSLSEAEREMRGG; from the coding sequence ATGACCGTAGTACCCAGCAGAAGAGCCACGATGACCCTCTTTTCCGACCCGGCCAGCATCTACAGTCATCGGGTACGGCTGGTGCTCGCAGAGAAGAACGTCACCTGCGAGATCGTGGATGTCGACCCGTTGGAGCTGCCGGAAGACGTGGTGGATCTCAACCCCTACGGCACCCTGCCCACATTGGTCGACCGTGAACTGGCGCTGTACGATTCGCGCATCGTCTGCGAGTACATCGACGAACGCTTTCCCCATCCGCCCCTGTTGCCGGTCGATCCGGTCTCCCGCGCAACCACCCGCTTGTACATGTTTCGCGTGGAGAACGACTGGTATCCGCTGGTCGATACCATCCTCGCCGGGGGCAAGGCGGCCACCAAGGCACGCAAGGAACTGAAAGAGGGGTTAGTCGCCGCCGCCCCGGTGCTGGCGGCCAATCCCTTCTTCATGAGCGAGGAATACACCCTGGTCGATGCCACCCTGACGCCCCTGCTGTGGCGTCTGCCAATGCTGGGCATCGAGCTGGGTGGGGCAGCCGGCAAGCAGGTCAATACCTATGCCGCACACATGTTCAAGCGCCCCGGGTTTGCCCGCAGCCTCAGCGAGGCCGAGCGCGAGATGCGCGGCGGGTGA
- a CDS encoding ClpXP protease specificity-enhancing factor: MTSNRPYLIRALYEWLVDNRQTPYFLVDADRENVIVPRDYVEDGRIVLNLAPGAVRDLDLGNDFIRFSARFSGHAMEVIFPPSAVLGVYSRENGQGMLFPDEDPQGPSDDTPPEPPAGGRPALKVVK, from the coding sequence ATGACCTCCAATCGGCCCTACCTGATCCGTGCCCTTTACGAGTGGCTGGTGGACAACCGCCAGACGCCGTATTTTCTCGTGGACGCCGATCGCGAAAACGTGATCGTGCCGCGCGATTATGTCGAGGACGGGCGCATCGTGCTGAATCTGGCGCCGGGCGCGGTGCGCGATCTCGATCTGGGTAACGATTTCATCCGTTTCTCCGCGCGCTTCTCCGGGCATGCCATGGAGGTGATCTTTCCGCCCAGCGCGGTGCTGGGGGTCTATTCGCGCGAGAACGGCCAGGGGATGCTGTTTCCCGACGAAGACCCGCAAGGTCCTTCGGACGACACCCCGCCCGAGCCACCTGCCGGCGGTCGCCCCGCCCTCAAGGTGGTCAAGTAG
- a CDS encoding cytochrome b, producing the protein MSLISWIDERFPLTKVWNEHLAQYYAPKNFNAWYFFGSLAMLVLVNQIATGVWLAMAYKPDANLAFGSVEYIMRDMDYGWLLRYMHSTGASAFFIVVYLHMFRGLMYGSYRKPRELLWIIGLIIYLVMMATAFFGYLLPWGQMSYWGAQVIVNLFAAVPFVGDDLSLWIRGDYVISDATLNRFFALHFLLPFILAALVFIHIVALHKVGSNNPDGIEIKKGPKGNRWSPDAPADGIPFHPYYSVKDIFGVGVFLIFFTAVIFFWPDFGGLFLEAPNFEPANPLKTPPHIAPVWYFTPFYAMLRAVPPMFNSQFPGVVVMFASILIMFFLPWLDRSPVKSVRYKGPLFKFALAVFAVTFVVLAYLGLQPVTPTKTLLARIFTGVYFAFFLLMPWYSKIDKTKPVPERVTQ; encoded by the coding sequence ATGAGCTTGATTAGCTGGATCGATGAGCGCTTTCCGCTGACCAAGGTGTGGAACGAGCACCTGGCCCAGTACTACGCGCCCAAGAACTTCAATGCATGGTATTTCTTCGGCTCGCTCGCCATGCTGGTGCTGGTCAACCAGATTGCCACCGGTGTCTGGCTGGCCATGGCCTACAAGCCGGACGCCAACCTGGCCTTCGGTTCGGTCGAATACATCATGCGCGACATGGACTATGGCTGGCTGCTGCGCTACATGCACTCCACCGGTGCGTCGGCCTTCTTCATCGTGGTCTATCTGCACATGTTCCGCGGCCTGATGTACGGCTCCTACCGCAAGCCGCGCGAGCTGCTGTGGATCATCGGCCTGATCATCTATCTGGTGATGATGGCCACTGCCTTCTTCGGTTACCTGCTGCCCTGGGGACAGATGTCCTACTGGGGCGCCCAGGTGATTGTCAACCTGTTCGCGGCGGTGCCCTTCGTGGGTGACGATCTCTCGCTGTGGATTCGCGGTGACTACGTCATCTCGGATGCGACCTTGAACCGCTTCTTCGCACTGCATTTCCTGCTGCCGTTCATCCTCGCAGCGCTGGTGTTCATCCACATCGTGGCGCTGCACAAGGTGGGTTCCAACAACCCGGACGGCATCGAGATCAAGAAGGGTCCCAAGGGCAACCGCTGGAGCCCGGACGCGCCGGCCGACGGCATCCCCTTCCATCCGTACTACTCGGTGAAGGACATCTTCGGCGTGGGCGTGTTCCTGATCTTCTTCACCGCGGTGATCTTCTTCTGGCCCGATTTCGGTGGCCTGTTCCTCGAGGCGCCCAACTTCGAGCCGGCGAACCCGCTGAAGACCCCGCCGCACATCGCGCCGGTGTGGTACTTCACCCCCTTCTACGCCATGCTGCGGGCGGTGCCGCCGATGTTCAACTCGCAGTTCCCGGGCGTGGTGGTGATGTTTGCCTCCATCCTCATCATGTTCTTCCTGCCCTGGCTGGACCGTTCGCCGGTCAAGTCCGTGCGCTACAAGGGGCCGCTCTTCAAGTTCGCACTGGCCGTGTTCGCCGTCACCTTCGTGGTGCTGGCTTACCTGGGCCTGCAGCCGGTAACGCCGACCAAGACCTTGCTGGCCCGCATCTTCACGGGCGTCTATTTCGCGTTCTTCCTGTTGATGCCTTGGTATTCGAAAATCGACAAGACCAAGCCGGTGCCGGAGAGGGTGACCCAATGA
- a CDS encoding ABC transporter permease, with the protein MNGGVIPLGGFELGLAASLLALAGALSWRLQMGVERRLLVAAVRAAVQLSLLGLVLQQLFRTLSPWLIAAVAGFMLAVAGYEVWSRQSRRLKGWWGYGTGTLSMLLSSVSIALITVQVILQPNPWFHPQYLIPLLGMLLGNTMTGIAVAMDTLGRETWNRQGEIEAQLMLGERAIEAIGDIRRAALRAGLIPILNSMAAAGVVSLPGMMTGQILAGGDPLLAARYQILILFLIAAGTALGAASAVLIASHRLFDNRERLRLDRLS; encoded by the coding sequence ATGAACGGGGGGGTGATCCCGCTCGGGGGATTCGAGCTCGGCCTGGCCGCTTCCCTGCTGGCACTCGCCGGCGCCCTTTCATGGCGCCTGCAAATGGGAGTGGAACGCCGCCTGCTGGTGGCCGCGGTGCGCGCCGCCGTTCAGCTCTCGCTGCTGGGACTGGTGTTGCAGCAGCTCTTTCGCACCCTCTCGCCCTGGCTGATCGCGGCGGTCGCCGGCTTCATGCTGGCGGTCGCCGGCTACGAGGTGTGGTCGCGCCAGAGCCGGCGCCTGAAGGGCTGGTGGGGCTACGGCACGGGCACCCTGTCGATGCTGCTCTCCTCGGTGAGCATCGCCCTGATCACCGTACAGGTGATACTGCAGCCGAACCCCTGGTTTCATCCGCAGTATCTGATCCCGCTGCTGGGCATGCTGCTGGGCAATACCATGACGGGCATCGCCGTGGCCATGGACACCCTGGGGCGCGAAACCTGGAACCGGCAAGGCGAGATCGAGGCCCAACTGATGCTCGGAGAACGCGCCATCGAGGCCATTGGCGATATCCGGCGCGCCGCCCTGCGCGCTGGACTGATCCCCATTCTCAACAGCATGGCGGCCGCCGGCGTGGTCAGCCTGCCCGGCATGATGACCGGCCAGATCCTTGCCGGCGGCGACCCCCTGCTGGCGGCGCGCTACCAGATCCTGATCCTGTTCCTGATCGCCGCGGGCACCGCCCTGGGTGCCGCCAGTGCGGTACTCATCGCCTCGCACCGGCTGTTCGACAACCGCGAACGCCTGCGCCTCGACCGTCTGAGTTGA
- a CDS encoding cytochrome c1 encodes MKKLIAVIALALLPVASMANTGEGVKLESANIDLHNEAAIQRGAKYFINYCMGCHSAQYVRYKLFTKVGLTEQQIKDNLIFNGSKVGGLMTNAMAGDYAATAFGAPAPDLTLEARRRSADWIYTYLKSFYTDPSRLTGVNNVVFHNVGMPNVLWELEGIKDPVYRYEVHEGGHVVAEFESEAKARELGEGARVEKVVDHFNPVRPGKMSAGEFDQVVRDLTTYLSYIAEPIKLERQRLGVWVLLFLVIFTVLAYVTKKEWWKDVH; translated from the coding sequence ATGAAAAAACTGATTGCTGTAATTGCCTTGGCACTCCTGCCGGTCGCTTCGATGGCCAACACGGGCGAAGGCGTGAAGCTGGAGTCGGCCAACATCGACCTGCACAACGAGGCGGCCATCCAGCGTGGTGCCAAGTACTTTATCAACTACTGCATGGGCTGCCATTCGGCTCAGTACGTCCGTTACAAGCTGTTCACCAAGGTCGGCCTGACCGAGCAGCAGATCAAGGACAACCTGATCTTCAACGGCAGCAAGGTGGGCGGTCTGATGACCAATGCCATGGCCGGCGACTACGCGGCCACCGCCTTCGGTGCCCCTGCGCCGGACCTCACGCTGGAGGCCCGTCGTCGCAGCGCCGACTGGATCTACACCTACCTCAAGAGCTTCTACACCGATCCGTCGCGCCTGACCGGGGTGAACAACGTGGTGTTCCACAACGTCGGTATGCCCAACGTGCTGTGGGAGCTCGAGGGCATCAAGGACCCGGTCTATCGCTACGAGGTGCACGAGGGCGGGCACGTGGTCGCCGAGTTCGAATCCGAGGCCAAGGCCAGGGAGCTGGGTGAAGGGGCCCGTGTCGAGAAGGTGGTGGACCATTTCAACCCGGTCCGCCCGGGCAAGATGAGTGCCGGCGAGTTCGACCAGGTGGTGCGTGACCTGACCACCTACCTGAGCTACATCGCCGAGCCGATCAAGCTCGAGCGGCAGCGCCTGGGTGTCTGGGTATTGCTGTTCCTGGTGATCTTCACCGTGCTTGCCTACGTCACCAAGAAGGAGTGGTGGAAGGACGTGCACTGA
- a CDS encoding Nif3-like dinuclear metal center hexameric protein, protein MNIRELASWCDDYLAVERFSDYCPNGLQVEAGEQVQVVVSGVTASLALIEAAIEREADVLLVHHGYFWKNEPAPLTGIKGRRVRALMRHGISLLAYHLPLDAHPEVGNNAGLGRALGFHGAPLEEGSLVWGATLDQPLEGATLADQVAAALGREPLRLGPERPIRRIAWCTGAAQGALIEAAEAGFDAFISGEVSEQTYHLAHELGVLYLAAGHHATETFGVRGLGEVLAERFGLRHYYVELDNPV, encoded by the coding sequence ATGAATATCCGCGAACTGGCGTCGTGGTGTGACGATTATCTCGCTGTCGAACGGTTTTCCGACTATTGCCCCAATGGCCTGCAAGTCGAGGCCGGCGAGCAGGTGCAGGTCGTGGTCAGTGGGGTGACGGCCAGCCTGGCGCTCATCGAGGCGGCCATCGAGCGCGAGGCCGATGTGCTGCTGGTCCACCACGGTTACTTCTGGAAGAACGAGCCAGCGCCGCTGACCGGCATCAAGGGTCGGCGGGTACGCGCACTGATGCGTCATGGCATCAGCCTCCTGGCCTATCATCTGCCGCTGGATGCCCATCCCGAGGTTGGTAACAACGCTGGCCTGGGACGCGCCCTCGGGTTCCACGGCGCGCCGCTGGAAGAAGGTTCCCTGGTGTGGGGCGCGACCCTGGATCAGCCGCTGGAAGGCGCCACGCTCGCCGACCAGGTGGCCGCTGCGCTGGGGCGCGAGCCGCTGCGCCTGGGCCCGGAGCGCCCGATACGCCGCATCGCCTGGTGTACCGGTGCGGCGCAGGGGGCTCTGATCGAGGCCGCCGAGGCCGGATTCGATGCCTTCATCAGTGGCGAGGTGTCCGAGCAGACGTATCACCTGGCACATGAGCTGGGGGTCCTCTATCTGGCAGCGGGGCATCATGCCACCGAGACTTTCGGCGTGCGGGGGCTCGGCGAGGTGCTGGCCGAACGCTTCGGACTGCGGCACTATTATGTAGAGTTGGACAACCCCGTTTGA
- the hisC gene encoding histidinol-phosphate transaminase, which translates to MSDTIDKLVSHWIRPEIRALSAYHVQDAAGSIKLDAMENPWTWPDALREEWVTLLRQTDVNRYPDPAARALTDRLAETMGVPEGMRVLLGNGSDEIIQMLGMALAAPGRCVLSVDPGFVMYRMIATFCGMPYVGVPLRADDFALDLPALRQAMEEQQPAIVYLACPNNPTGNLFDEAAVREVIEAAPGLVVIDEAYAPFTDTTFMGVLGEYDNLLVMRTVSKMGLAGLRLGFLAGPPAWLEEIDKVRLPYNINVLTQVSAEFALRHKAVFDEQTARIRTERTRLAEALAALPGVTVFPSEANFLLVRTPAGRASAWFEGLKGRGILIKSLHGAHPLLEDCLRITVGRPEENEAVAEALAALAGH; encoded by the coding sequence ATGAGCGACACCATCGATAAACTGGTCTCCCATTGGATTCGCCCCGAGATCCGTGCCCTGTCCGCCTACCATGTGCAGGATGCGGCCGGATCGATCAAACTGGACGCCATGGAGAACCCCTGGACCTGGCCGGACGCATTGCGCGAGGAATGGGTGACGTTGCTGCGGCAGACCGACGTCAACCGTTATCCCGACCCGGCGGCACGCGCGCTCACCGACCGCCTGGCCGAGACCATGGGGGTGCCCGAGGGCATGCGGGTGCTCCTGGGCAACGGTTCGGATGAAATCATCCAGATGCTGGGCATGGCGCTGGCTGCGCCGGGGCGCTGCGTGCTCTCGGTCGATCCCGGGTTTGTCATGTATCGCATGATCGCCACCTTCTGTGGCATGCCCTACGTGGGAGTGCCCTTGCGTGCCGACGATTTTGCGCTCGACCTGCCGGCCTTGCGCCAGGCGATGGAGGAGCAGCAGCCGGCAATCGTCTATCTGGCCTGTCCCAACAACCCGACCGGGAACCTGTTCGACGAAGCGGCGGTGCGCGAGGTCATCGAGGCCGCACCTGGGCTGGTGGTGATCGACGAGGCTTATGCGCCCTTTACCGACACTACCTTCATGGGCGTCCTGGGCGAGTACGACAACCTGCTGGTGATGCGCACTGTCTCCAAGATGGGGCTGGCCGGCCTTCGCCTGGGCTTTCTCGCCGGCCCGCCGGCCTGGCTGGAAGAGATCGACAAGGTGCGGCTGCCCTACAACATCAATGTGCTCACCCAGGTGAGCGCCGAGTTCGCCCTGCGCCACAAGGCGGTGTTCGATGAGCAGACCGCGCGCATCCGCACCGAGCGCACGCGCCTGGCCGAGGCGCTGGCAGCGCTGCCGGGTGTGACGGTCTTTCCTTCCGAGGCCAACTTCCTGCTGGTTCGCACCCCAGCCGGGCGGGCGAGCGCCTGGTTCGAGGGTCTGAAGGGGCGTGGCATCCTCATCAAGAGCCTGCACGGTGCCCACCCGCTGCTCGAGGACTGCCTGCGCATCACCGTCGGTCGCCCCGAAGAGAACGAGGCGGTGGCAGAGGCGCTGGCGGCCCTGGCTGGGCACTGA
- a CDS encoding DUF3301 domain-containing protein: protein MATALLLIVVFGILAGLWADGARARELATRLGQALCNRRGLQFLDGTVVLRRMGLRWTRAGLRFRRMFSFDYSREGSGRHTAWLILLGTEVEQVVLDEPEEPQPATPAPHEADSKVVPFRRPRKGP from the coding sequence ATGGCAACAGCCCTGTTACTTATCGTTGTGTTCGGAATTCTCGCTGGCCTCTGGGCCGACGGTGCGCGGGCGCGCGAGCTGGCCACACGGTTGGGGCAGGCATTGTGCAACCGGCGCGGCCTGCAGTTCCTCGACGGCACGGTGGTGTTGCGCCGCATGGGCCTGCGCTGGACCCGGGCCGGCCTGCGCTTCCGCCGCATGTTCAGCTTCGACTACAGCCGTGAGGGTAGTGGCCGGCACACGGCCTGGCTGATCCTGCTGGGTACCGAGGTCGAGCAGGTGGTACTCGACGAACCCGAGGAACCACAGCCGGCCACACCGGCACCGCACGAGGCGGACAGCAAGGTGGTGCCCTTCCGCCGCCCCCGCAAGGGACCGTGA
- the petA gene encoding ubiquinol-cytochrome c reductase iron-sulfur subunit, with amino-acid sequence MSSEGVDLKKRRFLTATTAVVGAVGAGFAVVPFIANWNPSERAKAAGAPEEADISRLEPGALLRVKWRGKVCWVVHRTEENIKDLPTLDPMLSDPTSEVPHQPEYCKNPTRSIKPEYLVAIGICTHLGCSPTYRPEIAPADLGPEWKGGFFCPCHGSRFDLAGRVFKGSPAPTNLNIPPHKYLSDDKILIGVDQEAGA; translated from the coding sequence ATGAGTTCAGAAGGCGTAGACCTCAAGAAACGCCGCTTCCTCACTGCCACCACGGCAGTGGTCGGAGCGGTTGGTGCAGGGTTTGCTGTAGTCCCCTTCATTGCCAACTGGAATCCGTCCGAGCGGGCCAAGGCGGCCGGTGCGCCCGAAGAGGCGGACATCAGCCGCCTGGAGCCGGGCGCTCTGTTGCGCGTGAAGTGGCGTGGCAAGGTGTGTTGGGTGGTGCATCGCACCGAGGAGAACATCAAGGATCTGCCGACGCTCGATCCGATGCTGTCCGATCCGACCTCCGAAGTGCCGCATCAGCCCGAGTACTGCAAGAACCCGACGCGCTCGATCAAGCCGGAATACCTGGTGGCCATCGGTATCTGCACCCACCTGGGTTGCTCGCCGACCTATCGCCCGGAAATTGCGCCGGCCGATCTCGGTCCGGAGTGGAAGGGTGGTTTCTTCTGCCCCTGCCACGGTTCGCGGTTCGACCTGGCTGGCCGGGTCTTCAAGGGCTCGCCGGCGCCGACCAATCTGAACATTCCGCCGCACAAGTATCTGTCGGACGACAAGATCCTGATCGGCGTTGACCAGGAGGCAGGAGCATGA
- the trmB gene encoding tRNA (guanosine(46)-N7)-methyltransferase TrmB, translated as MNDETRPHRPVRSFVLRTGRMTPGQRRAFERLWPRFGLDYRPGPLDLPALFGNEHPVYLEIGFGNGDALAEMAQRHPGGNYLGIEVHTPGVGHLLRRLEEQGSENVRVLRHDAVEVLGDMIPDAALAGAYLFFPDPWHKKRHHKRRIVQPAFAELLARKLVPGGFFHAATDWEDYALHMLEVLDACPALHNTASDGRFVPRPEDRPLTRFEQRGLRLGHGVWDLVYERR; from the coding sequence ATGAACGACGAGACCCGTCCGCACCGCCCGGTGCGCAGCTTCGTGTTGCGCACCGGGCGCATGACCCCGGGCCAGCGACGCGCCTTCGAGCGCCTCTGGCCGCGTTTCGGCCTCGACTACCGCCCCGGGCCACTAGACCTGCCCGCGCTGTTCGGCAACGAACACCCGGTATACCTCGAGATCGGCTTCGGCAACGGTGACGCCCTGGCGGAGATGGCCCAGCGCCATCCCGGGGGCAACTACCTGGGCATCGAGGTCCACACCCCCGGAGTTGGCCACCTGCTGCGCCGGCTGGAAGAACAGGGCAGCGAGAACGTGCGCGTGCTGCGTCATGACGCGGTCGAGGTATTGGGCGACATGATTCCCGACGCTGCGCTCGCCGGGGCCTACCTGTTCTTCCCCGACCCCTGGCACAAGAAACGCCATCACAAGCGGCGTATCGTGCAGCCGGCCTTCGCAGAACTGCTGGCGCGCAAGCTCGTACCAGGTGGCTTCTTCCACGCAGCGACCGACTGGGAGGACTATGCCCTGCACATGCTCGAGGTGCTCGATGCCTGTCCCGCCCTGCACAATACCGCGTCCGACGGCCGCTTCGTGCCCCGCCCCGAAGACCGGCCGCTGACCCGCTTCGAGCAACGCGGGCTGCGCCTGGGGCACGGGGTATGGGACCTGGTGTACGAGCGCCGCTGA
- the cybH gene encoding Ni/Fe-hydrogenase, b-type cytochrome subunit — protein MTSKAARVHAEPAVYVYEAPVRLWHWVNALAITGYFIGSPLPSMPGEAIDNFLMGYIRFAHFAAGYVVAIGFLFRIYWAFMGNEHARQIILPPLFSAEWWKGVIHEVRWYLFLTKEPKKYIGHNPLAQLVMYVVFVWGIVFMIVTGFALYGEGTGMGSWQYELFSAWVIPLFGQSQDVHTWHHLIMWYIIVFVIIHVYVAVREDIMSRQSIISSMISGWRTFKDTRRTEGDEF, from the coding sequence ATGACAAGCAAAGCAGCCAGGGTACATGCCGAGCCGGCGGTGTATGTCTACGAGGCACCGGTGCGCCTGTGGCACTGGGTCAATGCGCTGGCGATCACCGGGTATTTCATCGGTAGCCCGTTGCCCAGCATGCCGGGCGAAGCCATCGACAACTTCCTGATGGGGTATATCCGCTTCGCTCACTTCGCGGCGGGCTACGTGGTCGCCATCGGTTTCCTGTTCCGCATCTACTGGGCGTTTATGGGCAACGAGCACGCGCGGCAGATCATTCTGCCTCCTCTGTTCAGTGCGGAGTGGTGGAAGGGGGTAATCCACGAGGTGCGCTGGTACCTTTTCCTGACAAAAGAACCGAAGAAATACATCGGTCACAATCCACTGGCCCAGCTGGTGATGTATGTGGTGTTCGTCTGGGGCATCGTGTTCATGATCGTGACCGGCTTCGCGCTGTACGGGGAGGGTACGGGCATGGGGTCCTGGCAGTACGAACTGTTCAGTGCCTGGGTGATTCCCCTGTTCGGCCAGAGCCAGGATGTGCATACCTGGCATCACCTGATCATGTGGTACATCATCGTCTTCGTCATCATTCACGTGTACGTCGCGGTGCGCGAGGACATCATGTCGCGGCAGTCGATCATCAGTTCCATGATCAGCGGCTGGCGCACCTTCAAGGACACCCGCAGAACCGAGGGTGACGAGTTCTGA
- a CDS encoding S1C family serine protease, with the protein MFATKVTRSKPNPLFEDPLFRRFFGDKLRQPTYRRENSLGSGVIVDENGYILTNNHVIRGASEVQVVLRDGRHFPARIVGTDPETDLAVLQAAGSHLPVAALGRSDQLRVGDVVMAIGNPFGVGQTVTLGIVSATGRDQLGIAAIENFIQTDAAINPGNSGGALINARGEVVGINTAIFSESGGSHGIGFAIPVRIARTVLEQITKHGRVIRGWIGVNGQEVTPALAESFHFRYRKGLLISGVLEGGPADRAGIQPGDLLVSIDGQPVVSAAQALDLIAGHAPGEQLTLGIERDGRLLEVETTVAERPPQKG; encoded by the coding sequence GTGTTCGCTACCAAGGTCACCCGCAGCAAGCCCAACCCACTGTTCGAAGACCCGTTGTTCCGGCGCTTCTTCGGTGACAAGCTGCGCCAGCCCACCTACCGGCGCGAGAACAGCCTGGGCTCGGGCGTCATCGTAGATGAAAACGGGTACATCCTGACCAACAATCATGTGATCCGCGGCGCAAGCGAGGTCCAGGTGGTGCTGCGCGACGGGCGCCACTTCCCCGCACGCATCGTCGGTACCGACCCGGAGACCGACCTCGCGGTCCTGCAGGCCGCCGGCAGCCATCTGCCGGTCGCTGCGCTCGGCCGGTCTGACCAGTTGCGGGTGGGTGACGTGGTGATGGCCATCGGCAACCCCTTCGGGGTCGGCCAGACCGTGACCCTGGGCATCGTCAGCGCTACCGGCCGCGACCAGCTCGGCATCGCGGCGATCGAGAACTTCATCCAGACCGACGCAGCCATCAATCCAGGCAACTCCGGCGGCGCGCTGATCAACGCACGCGGCGAGGTGGTGGGCATCAACACCGCCATCTTCTCCGAGAGCGGGGGCTCGCACGGCATCGGCTTTGCCATCCCGGTACGCATCGCGCGCACCGTGCTCGAACAGATCACGAAACACGGGCGGGTGATCCGCGGCTGGATCGGGGTCAACGGCCAGGAGGTCACCCCTGCACTGGCCGAATCCTTCCATTTCCGCTACCGCAAGGGGCTGCTCATCTCGGGTGTTCTCGAGGGCGGACCGGCGGACCGCGCGGGCATCCAGCCGGGCGACCTGCTGGTTAGCATCGACGGTCAGCCCGTGGTCTCCGCCGCCCAGGCCCTGGATCTGATCGCCGGCCACGCCCCCGGCGAGCAGCTGACCCTGGGCATCGAGCGCGACGGTCGGTTGCTGGAAGTGGAAACCACGGTGGCCGAGCGCCCGCCACAGAAAGGTTAG